Part of the Spinacia oleracea cultivar Varoflay chromosome 5, BTI_SOV_V1, whole genome shotgun sequence genome, TTTCTTCCTAAACCAAATCCCCATTCCTATCGATGGCTGGAATCAACAACACCCCCTCCTACCAAATTCCGAACAAGTCAGACCCAACCAAGCCTTTTGCCTTCCTCAACATCCATAACACTATCAAGCTTCAACCCACCAACTATCTCTCATGGAAAATGCAAGTTGAAGCTATCCTAATCGGCCATGGCCTATACCAATACATTAATGGCTCCCTCCCTTGTCCCTCTGCCATGCATCATCCCCACGAATGAGGATGAATCCCCTAATCCTGACTTCTCTTTCTGGATAAGGCAAGACAAACTCTTGTTCGGTGCTCTAGTTGGAACCTTGGCCCAAACACTTATCCCTCTTGTCTCTCAAGCCAAGACCTCCAAGGATATGTGGGATATCCTGGCTAAGACCTATGCCTTACCAAGTCGTGGGCACATAAAAACAACTCAAAGATCAACTCAATCGCACTACCAAAGGTAATAGCTCAATCTCTGAATTTATGCAAGCAATCAAGGCATGTGCGGATCAACTAGTTGCCCTAGGCAAGAAAATGGAGCACGAAGACATCATTGATCGTGTCCTCCTTGGTCTAGATGAATCTTACAACTCCGTGATTGAGTCGGTTAATGGCAGGGATACTCCAATTTCCTATGAAGAGCTTCATGAAAAGCTCATCAACAAGGAGTTCTCACTTCACCAAGCCCGGCCCGAGCCGGACCTCCCTGCCTCTGTGTTTGCTGCCACTACCAAGCCTCAAAAACGCACATATGGTCGTTCATCTGGCTCAGGTAGTCTCCCAACACCTACTGCTACTGCTAATACCCAATCCAAATTTCAGCCTCGCCCTTTCTTGGGTAAGTGTCAATGGTGTCGTGAACAAGGGCACGTAGTGTCTCAGTGCCCGGTTTTTACATAGAAGTTCCCACATGCCTCTCCTCCTTTTGATCATGCTCGAAACTCAGGTTCCAAGCCTCACCCTCAGGCACATTTAGCCACCATAGCCTCGGGATCCTCCTCCACCTGGCTCCTTGACAGTGGTGCGTCCCATCATGTCACCAATGATCTAAACACTCTCGCCTTACATGCTCTTTATAATGGCACAAAAGAGCTCATCATTGGCGACGATACTGGTCTAACAATAACTCATATTGGCTCTCTGACTTTCATATCTCTCTAATACTTCAAACTTAATAATGTTCTCTATGTTCCCTCCATGTCTCGTAATGTCATCTCAATTTCTCAATTATGTCTAGATAATCATGCATACATTGAATTCTTACCTTCTTCCTTTGTTGTGAAGGATCTCACCTCGGGGGCATCTCTATTCCAGGGTCCGGTTAAGTCGGGAGTCTATGAAATCACTTCCGTGTCTCCACAAGTTTTCACAAGCACAAAAATAGAGTCGCTCGATTGGCATCATCGCTTAGGGAATCCTTCTCAAAAAGTGTTTAGACAACTTATTTCTCGACACAATATTAATGTTTCTAGTATTTCCACCTTAGATTGTAATGCTTGTGCTTACAATAAAAGTCATAAACTCCCTTTCTATGTCTCTTCTATTTCTTCTCCGGCTCCATTGCAATATGTTTATACTGATTTATGGACCACTCAGGTTTATTCCCATGACAACTACAAATATTATGTTATTTTTGTTGATCATTTTACAAAATACATATGATTTTACcctctaaaattaaaatccgacaCAAAAAATGTCTTCATTAGATTTAAGGAATTAGTGGAAAAATTCTTCCAACTTCCCTTAATCACTCTTTATTATGATAATGGAGGtagtatgatgctttgaaggATTATCTCTCAATTCATGGTATATCTCGACTAACTACTCCACCTCACACCCCACAGCACAACGGCTTCACCGAACGTCGCCATCGGCACATAGTCGAAACTGCCCTATCTCTCCTAACTCACTCAAAAATGCCACTAGAATTTTGGTCAAACGCATGTGCCACTGTTGCGTACCTAATCAACTGTCTTCCCACTCCCACGCTCAAAAATGACTGTCCATATTCGAGACTGTTTGGGGTTGAACCAAATTACACAAAGCTAAGGAACTTTGGGTGTCTTTGCTACCCTTGGTTGAAACCGTATACAAAACATAAGCTAGACCCAAAATCTGTTCCATGTGTATTCATTAGTTACTCTCCAAATCAAAGTGCATACTATTTCCTTGATTTAAAATCAAATAGAGTTTATTGCTCCCGTCATGTTCACTTTATGGAAAATATGTTTCCATTTTCTGAGCTTGCAAAACCCACTGCTTCCCTAGAATCTCTAGTTGAGGAATGGTTCCCTCTAGCTATTTCTATTATATCCCCTACCCCACAAGACCCACTTGTTACCACTTTTGACACCCCTCCTACCTCCCCTACCGAACTGGACCCAACCCAAAATTGACTCGGACCCGATAACATTTGATCCAAAAATGACCCGAACTGAATAggcccgacccaaacccgatttGATCGTGAAAACTTTTGACCCGAACCTAATAAACCCGAACTGCCATGAGTCAACCCATAATACATTCATTGACCCAATTTGACACCGTTGTTGTAAGGACAACGTTGGTGATGTTCTAATGTCCGCATGGGAGAACTACCCTGGCTCGCTTATTGCCGTTCTGGCTAAAGCTGAAGCTGTCCGTTTTGGTCTAAGGTACTCTTTTGATGCTGGCTTCCGGCGTATCAGATTCTAGCTCTCTTGTGATGCTACTGACACATAACGCCCGGGAGCGGTCAGCAACCCAAGTTGTTGTTGATGATATTTTGTTCCTTGCCCGTGGTTTTGATTTATGCATATTTTGTTTTGCGAGAAGAAGTTGTAACAGAGTAGCCCACTCCATTGTTAAGTCCTCTCTTTTGTTGGATGACATAGCAATATGGATGGAAGACCTTCCCCCTGATGTTTTGCCTCTTGTCATAACTGACAAGGTCTCTTTAATTGAATGAGCTATGCTCCTTTtcccccgtcaaaaaaaaaagaaaagaaacaaccaacaaattgGGGGTTCGAATCCCGACCTTTGGAAATGAAAACACATTCTTGATTGAAGCACACGAGGCGAGAAGGTTATTTAATGCTGTCGGCGATGGACACCTTGGTTACACGAGAAATTCCGAGTTAATCTCAGTGATTGGAAAACTTTTCCaatcaaatggcattttcgtaaatattTTGCTTGAAAACTGTAGGTGGTATAATGTTACgtgttgactgtatatttgtAGTTATTGACTGCATATTACTCGGTGTTGATTGTATACAACTTATCGTTGactgtatattttatgattgttgatgaactaCTAAAATGCAATATTGTTTATTGGTAAGTGGTTGACTGTATATTTATAGTTGTGGATTGATTATTAGTAGAAGTTTATTGTACTTTGCGAGTTGTTGACCGTATATTATATAGTTTTGATgtattatgaaaatacaattATGACCGTACATGTGACCCATATTTGATGACATGTCACCCACatttaatggcattttcgtaataaaatcatcaattatttacgaaaatgccatttgattAGAAAAAATTTCCAATCACTGAGATTAACTCGGAAAGGCTCTGGTTACACACCCAAgagttaaaaaaattaaaaatactaTTAGTAGTTTATTAGCCGAAATCGTTCTTAGCATACAACGAGGGCGTTGATGTCTTTTCTTATTCACCTCTAGCAGACCAGAGTTGACCCCACCAAACAATGTTTTTCCAACGTACACACAACCTTTGAAAGACCAGAAGACCAGCGAGTAACAAGTAAACTCAAAAAAACAAGTAAACTCAGTGTCACAGACCACAGAGCCCACATTCTGCAACTTTTTTagcaaaggaaaaaaaaaacattttaaagaaattcaaagcaaaagaagtgGCCTTGATTTCCGCCATTAAAACTTCAAACGAAAACTTCCAGTTTTTCCCTAGTAGAGTGAAGAAAGAGAAGGAAAGAGGGAGAGAAAGACTTCTTGGGAGAGAGTGAATTCTGGGATGCTTCAACTTCCACCGGCTACGGCGGCGTTTATGTTCATAATCGCCGTCGTGGTGTTTCCGGTGACGGTGGTTTGCAGCAGTTTTCCGGCTGGTGTATTACAGCTTGAGAGGGTATTCTCGTTGAGCGAGAAGATTGAGTTGGAAGTTCTTCGAGCTCGTGATGCAGCGCGCCATGAGCGAATCTTGCAAGGTGGCGGCGGTGGTGGAGGTGGCGGTGGTGGGGTCGGTGGGGTTGTGGATTTCGCCGTTCAAGGTTCCTCTGATCCTTACCTTGTTGGGTAATTCAttttctccattttttttagTGATTTAATATTGGGTTTTTGTTATTCTTGAGCTTTAATTGTTGCTTTTCGAAGAATTATGGGTTTTAATTTGCTTTAAATGGTTGTATTCCGGTTGATTTACATTCTGTATTCCTCAATAAGTGTGAATTCTGCTGTTTTTGGGTTAAAATTTCCAAGAATAGAACAAGTTCTTTAATCAGTGTGAATTTTACTATTTTTTGGGTTGAAATTTCCAAGAAAAAACGAGAATGTAAATTGTTTTGGTCTGCgcattttattttttggtatTGATGAaagtccttttttttttttggggggttttgGATATCGTGTGGTGTTGGTTTAAGGTAGGCTGTATTTTACAAGAGTGAGACTAGGAACTCCCCCAAGGGAATACAATGTGCAGATTGACACAGGAAGTGACATATTATGGATAACTTGCAATTCATGTATTGACTGTCCACGGACGAGTGGCCTTGGGGTAATGTTTCTGCTCATTATTGCTCTTTTAGTGAAgcttgtttaattgtttgacTGATGGTTGTTATTACTTTTTGTTGACTGATATTAGGTTGAGCTCAATTTCTATGATATCACTGGCTCCTCAACCGCCAACGCAGTTTCTTGTTCGGACCCAATATGTACTACTATGGTTCCATCAGCATCATCTCAGTGCTCAGCTGAAACTAAACAGTGTGGTTACTCGTTTCAATATGGTGATGGAAGTGGGACATCTGGGTTTTATGTGTCTGATATGCTCTACTTTGATATGATTCTAGGGAACTCTATGATCGCTAACTCATCTGCCTCTATCGTTTTCGGGTGAGCGTTATTTTCCTGTTCTAATTTGTTTTATAATGTTAATCTATCTTGCCTAACATTTTTTGTAAATGAAACTGATATATTGCAAAAGAAATTGTCTAGCCTTTAGCAAATCCAGTTAATATCTGAAGTTACTTTGAGAGAGCAAAATTTCCTATCTCATAATCTATGCTTTTGCTGAATGTTAATGTTTGCTCTCCTTGGTTTTCCGTCTTTTACATTTCCCTCTGTGCTTGTATGTCTTGATTTTAACTCTTCGGTTCTGTTGCTGGTGCAGATGCAGCAATTATCAATCTGGGGATTTGACCAAGTCAGAACGTGCTATTGATGGGATCTTTGGTTTTGGTCAGCAGGGCTTGTCCGTTGTATCTCAATTATCTTCCAGAGGAATAACACCTCGGTCATTTTCCCATTGTTTGAAAGGAGGAGGAAATGGTGGTGGTATTCTGGTGCTTGGCGAGATTTTGGACCCAAGTATTGTTTATAGTCCACTTATGCCATCACAGTATGTCTTCTAATTCTTTTGACTTTTCGAGAACTTCTTGATTGTggctttttttttattagtttctttcttttattgttttttcttcTGCCTTTGATGTGTTTACGGTCAATTAGCGGACAGGACCTTGTAACCCCTTCCCCTCCTCTCAAAAGTATTTTTAACCTTTTACTTCAAAAGCTCAATTTTTGTGGGTTAAACCCAATCTGTTGTCTAATACTTGCTCTATATATCTGAGGTGAAGTGTTGAAGTGTATTCAAGCTTAGCAggttttcattatttattagaTTTCTTTGTTATGTTCTCAAGCTGCATAGTTTTTCCACCATCTGGTTTAGTGTGCGGTTTGTCTATTTTTTGCTTATGCAATATAGCATCCATCTTTGGAGGGGTGATACTTCATGTTATGGTGGCGATATAAACTTCTACAAACTAATACCATGTTTTGTATCCATGAAGTCATGCCAACTTCAAAGAGAGTTCCAGATTTTAATGAAAATCCAGTTGCAATTACTTGAAAATCACGTAAGCAGGGTCTAGAGACTGTTTGAATAGGAAGTTGGTTAAACTGGAAAAAGGAAGAATAAATTTACAGGAGAACATCAGTGCAAGTCTTGAAGCCATCAAAGTTAGTCCCTTGCGcgcataaggtgtacaataaattcattttacaccaagataacttctATGCaggtttttgtaactttaacctagttttctataacttttatattataagaaaaaaaagttgatagataaacattttaaagggttaaatgattaattttatacattattagtgattttgaaaattaatatttattaaaatgaaggaatttatcactaaaaaaaagtaacctttacatatataaaggtaacttttaagcattttgagtcaacttttactccggtgtataatatttattctacgccacttgtaaataagaatttgttcCCTTGATAAGCAAGTGAGAACACTTTACGGTCACTTCGTAGCATTAAAGTTGTTGAGATGGTGGAAAGTGAAGGATTGGCAAAGTAAGCTACTTACTGATGTTGATGCTGGACATGGTGGCCAAATGCCGTAAATCCACTATTTAGTCTTAAACGCTAATAGCTGTGATGTTACTCAATCTTTTGCTTTCTACTAGGGAATTTGACAACTCTCAATCCAAAAAATTTCAGGCCTCATTATAATTTGGACCTCCAGAGCATCGCAGTTAATGGGCAATTATTGCCAATTGATCAATCAGTGTTTGCAACATCCAGTAACCGAGGAACAATTATTGACTCTGGAACAACACTGGCTTATCTAATTGAAGAAGCTTATGATCCTTTAGTCGAAGCGGTGAGTCTTATTCTTTTCACTACAAGAGTTGTAGTAGATACGTCCCCTTTCCTCCCTGAAGTTATTGATGTTTTGTTAGAACTTAGAAGTTGGCTGGTAACAGAATAAAAGTCTTCACTCTTGTTTCAGTTAGTTGATTATTGTTTTAGCTTGTATATTGTATGATGATATGCATCTTTAGGTATTTATCGATGTTACTGTAAATTGAAGTGAATCACTACcgcgttttttttttctcatgaTCTAGACATTCAATGGTGCCAATGGGCAATGGATCTAGGGATTATGCTTGCTCATCATCTTGTTACATGTGCAGGTAACTGGTGCAGTTTCACAATCTACAAAACCTCTTACTTTTAAAGGAAACAATTGTTACAAGGTTTTAGTAAGGTTTGTCGTATTTATGTGCCCTTctgatttttcaaaatttcttcGCAACATCAATTGTATGTTCCGAAGTCCTGTAGATAACTTTGATTTATGTTCTCAGTGTGAGCAATTTGTTTCCACTGGTAAGCTTCAACTTTGCGGGTGGTGCGTCTATGGTGTTGAGACCAGAAGACTACCTTGTACATATGGGCTTTGTCGTAAGTCATTCAGCCTTCACTGTTTGTAAATTTGATTCTTGATTTTATAAATGTGAAAGGGTTGTCATCGAAAATCTGTGCCATTTGCTGAAACAGGATGGTGCCGCGCTTTGGTGCATAGGTTTTCAGAAGGTTCAGAAGGGCCTAGGAGTTACAATATTAGGAGGTTGGTCGCAtgtttattttactattttccaCACAAAACTTCCACAGAAGTAGACTTAAATAATAGGAAGTATGTACTTTGTATGTTCTATGCTGCAATTACTTAGTTAATTAGCATACTTGGCAGAAGAATTGCAAATTTGTAGTTGGGTGAGTGGTTGGCAGTTGTCATCAGAGAGCGGAAATGAATTGCAAAATTTGGAGTTGGGTGAATACTGATCTATTAATAATAATCACCATCTATAAAGTACATAATTTATGTGCTCCAATCATATTTATAGACACTAAGTAAGACATCATAGAATGTTAACtcgcctcatatttatagggttaccCTTGATACTTGGACAGCTAAATAAGGGGGAAAAGTTGGAGCACAATTGGCGTTCAAGGGTTTAGACCTGGCTATTAACAAGAATTTCATGCACGTTCAGTTGTACGTCAATGATTGTGTAAATTTTACTCCACGGGCCAATTCTTGAGAGGTAAGGTGTATGCTACCATCGAATGAAACAAAGAGGAAGGTGTATGCTAGCATCTCTAAGGATTTAAGTCTCAAACTGCCACTATTCGTGTTAAGACTGTTGACTATACGATTAAACCTAGCTATCCTGATTCCTGAAATAGTGACATGAATTAAGAGTTACTCCTGATAGGACGGTGATGATCTCATTACTATTACAGGTTGAATATATCTAGGGCCAAGGCTTGTTACTTCCATAATCTCGATCCATGCAATTTCTGGGTTTTTGGGAGGGGTTTCTTTCTGTCACAGTTCTATGttatttttttatcttttttcttCTACACTGACTTTTCTAATATTTGTATACCATTTGAAGCGTCAAACATTTCACGTGATAGTGTGTTCTTTGATTTGCTGCAGACCTTGTTCTGAAGGATAAGATCGTTGTCTATGATCTAGCTCATCAGAGAATTGGATGGGCTAATTACGACTGTAAGTTCACCCACTGATTTTCTGCTAAGTTACTCAGACTCCTCATTTAGTACTTAAGATACCCATGTTGGATCTTCTATATTCAGACATTGACATTTCATTTTGGATCCAATAAATGTAAAATTTTCATGGGTTTATAACAGAGTCTCACTTGGACACGTAGTATATACGAAGTAGTAGTGACTGGAGTCCAAGTTACATAGCTACTCCGTAGTCTGAAATTAAGATGTCTGACTGATGTGTTCTATTATCTGTGTTCTACAGGTTCCTTGTCTGTCAATGTATCGGTTACATTTGGCAGGGATGAATTCATTAATGCGGGGCAATTAAGCGTTAGCAACCCATCCAAAAATATTCTTTTTGGGTTCATACCTCCTCTCTTCGAGTTTCTTATTGCACAGATTATAACCTTTCTTCTCCTATAACTAACCCACCATTTCAGATTATACCCAATATTTTGTGTTTTCAGCAGTTATCACCACTGATTCGCAAGGCACAGTAGTTTTAAGTTTTGTCTATGATCAATTGTAATCTTCTCATTCTACTGAATTCTGGTTTGTTTGATGCTGGAATTCCACATTTGCGCGTGTGCTCAAGCAGCACCAGGAATGTAAATTATTCATATAGTATTGATATATTGTATATCAAGTGTTGTAGAATTAGTGCCACGGCAGTTTAAGTAGAAcacattaatttcatttaagTTACTGAAGATTTGTTCCAGAACTAGAGGAAACTTTACCATTACTagtattctttttcttttttctttttccaaatTGTAGTTGCAAATTTGATTGTGCATAGTATTGAAGTGTTCATGTTAGAATCGTGTCACTATTTACATTAAATTTAATTGTACGATAAATCATGTTGCTATACTTGAAGAAAGTATTCATATTCTAGatttttgtgtattttttttcttttatttttttattttttttatagtaattcttaaattttataaatagtCATCAAGATTTGTAAACAGAAGGGTCcgttattctttttttttacattggcaaaaacaaacaaaattaaaaactactactaaaagtgagcacaaattcttatttacaatgggtgtacgataaatattgtacaccaaagtaaaagttaacccaaaatgcttaaaagttaagcttatatatgtaaaagttatctatttttaagtgataaattttttcattttagtaaaacttatttcttcaaaatcactaataatgtataaaattaatcatttaaccatttaaaatatttatctatcaatttttttttactaatataaaagttaatcaaaactaggttaaagttacaaagaaaagggttaaagttatcttggtgtacaataaatttatagtacaacttgtgcgcgcaagaccttttgaaaagTGAGTCCTTTTCTACATCTGTTTGCTATCACGTGagctttttccattgttgtcctATATGTCTTCATAATTTTGTAAATGTTGTAGTTTGCCGCAATCCTTTTGATTTCTTGAAAGGTCTAATGGACCTGAATTTCTCGGGTAGCTTGTGGTTGGAGAGTTAAGAATAACATCGTAAAATCTATGAATATCAGGATGCAACGAATATCTTCTCCTTCGCCCAATGAAAGGCTTTGTAGATATGCTTGT contains:
- the LOC110799415 gene encoding aspartic proteinase 36 isoform X2, with protein sequence MQRAMSESCKVAAVVEVAVVGSVGLWISPFKVPLILTLLGRLYFTRVRLGTPPREYNVQIDTGSDILWITCNSCIDCPRTSGLGVELNFYDITGSSTANAVSCSDPICTTMVPSASSQCSAETKQCGYSFQYGDGSGTSGFYVSDMLYFDMILGNSMIANSSASIVFGCSNYQSGDLTKSERAIDGIFGFGQQGLSVVSQLSSRGITPRSFSHCLKGGGNGGGILVLGEILDPSIVYSPLMPSQPHYNLDLQSIAVNGQLLPIDQSVFATSSNRGTIIDSGTTLAYLIEEAYDPLVEAVTGAVSQSTKPLTFKGNNCYKVLVSVSNLFPLVSFNFAGGASMVLRPEDYLVHMGFVDGAALWCIGFQKVQKGLGVTILGDLVLKDKIVVYDLAHQRIGWANYDCSLSVNVSVTFGRDEFINAGQLSVSNPSKNILFGFIPPLFEFLIAQIITFLLL
- the LOC110799415 gene encoding aspartic proteinase 36 isoform X1, which translates into the protein MLQLPPATAAFMFIIAVVVFPVTVVCSSFPAGVLQLERVFSLSEKIELEVLRARDAARHERILQGGGGGGGGGGGVGGVVDFAVQGSSDPYLVGLYFTRVRLGTPPREYNVQIDTGSDILWITCNSCIDCPRTSGLGVELNFYDITGSSTANAVSCSDPICTTMVPSASSQCSAETKQCGYSFQYGDGSGTSGFYVSDMLYFDMILGNSMIANSSASIVFGCSNYQSGDLTKSERAIDGIFGFGQQGLSVVSQLSSRGITPRSFSHCLKGGGNGGGILVLGEILDPSIVYSPLMPSQPHYNLDLQSIAVNGQLLPIDQSVFATSSNRGTIIDSGTTLAYLIEEAYDPLVEAVTGAVSQSTKPLTFKGNNCYKVLVSVSNLFPLVSFNFAGGASMVLRPEDYLVHMGFVDGAALWCIGFQKVQKGLGVTILGDLVLKDKIVVYDLAHQRIGWANYDCSLSVNVSVTFGRDEFINAGQLSVSNPSKNILFGFIPPLFEFLIAQIITFLLL